One Bradyrhizobium zhanjiangense DNA segment encodes these proteins:
- a CDS encoding FecR domain-containing protein, producing the protein MRGFSRAGFYAVAWSSLLIGFASAQPATNAGCTASPSVAGTQVWRCDNGITIVAENGARFELKDANRDGHIDSVELSSKALLIEVPKKSGGNPFKVLTPQAIAAVRGTKWAVDVADAKTSVFVADGRVGVSRRARGRGVVLGPGEGVDVEPTGPLTVKTWGQPRVDALMARLGQ; encoded by the coding sequence ATGAGAGGCTTTTCACGCGCCGGGTTTTACGCCGTGGCGTGGTCATCGTTGTTGATTGGGTTTGCAAGTGCACAGCCTGCGACCAATGCGGGCTGCACGGCATCACCGTCGGTCGCGGGCACGCAAGTCTGGCGCTGCGACAACGGCATCACGATCGTTGCCGAAAACGGCGCCAGATTTGAACTAAAGGACGCCAACCGCGACGGACATATAGACTCCGTGGAGTTGAGCAGCAAAGCCCTGCTGATCGAGGTGCCCAAGAAGTCCGGCGGCAATCCGTTCAAGGTGCTGACGCCGCAGGCGATCGCCGCGGTGCGCGGCACGAAATGGGCGGTCGATGTCGCTGACGCCAAGACCTCCGTGTTCGTTGCCGACGGCCGTGTCGGCGTGAGCCGCAGGGCCCGTGGACGCGGTGTCGTGCTTGGACCGGGCGAAGGCGTCGATGTCGAGCCAACCGGCCCGTTGACCGTCAAGACATGGGGCCAGCCGCGCGTCGACGCGCTGATGGCGAGGCTTGGACAATAA
- a CDS encoding CHASE2 domain-containing protein yields the protein MRSRRVQILMALVLTALWGAGVYAAHANGHLRFLDRLEATLTDWRTQVRGVQRPPDLVTIVAIDDTVVKRGGSYPLPRADLARVVDTIVQFKPKVVAIDLLLVDRSAAIGDATLANTLATGPMVLAAAAIFPAASETVAPSSEGPLAVLPQAERFLLPLPAFADHAEVGVVNVATGQSGSPLSVPMLFRTADKVELSFPLRVAARALDKPLTIAPDHLRLGERTVPTDSDFALPITYYGPRRTIRTVSAQSIFDGTLNRAVIENRIVVIGATVAGGGDFYPTPFDSLMPGVEVVSTAITHLVAGDSVVRDRRVHIADALAAILLPMLLVGLLAWRRSALGVMAAAAVMLAWAGLNVFAFTHGIWLNAATTLAATVPPVAVFAGVQLWAGGRRTQYLAAKSRSLAQFQAPAVQDWLARDPNFLSKPVRQDAAVVFIDLSGFTALSERTDPDALQDMLKAFHALIDKTAVDCGGLITGFLGDGAMILFGLPRAMPDDAVRALKCAIDLHRGVEHWIASLPPAIGDQLGFKIGAHFGEIVASRLGESHQHITATGDTVNVASRLMEIAAQHDARLALSDTLLNTADFHGAPDGVLSGPLLTQVRGRSGVVTVWFWRDRDGPSQAAAKAEVMD from the coding sequence ATGCGTAGCCGACGCGTTCAGATCCTGATGGCGCTCGTCCTCACCGCGCTGTGGGGCGCGGGCGTCTATGCCGCACACGCCAACGGCCATCTGCGCTTTCTCGACCGCCTCGAAGCGACGCTGACGGATTGGCGGACCCAGGTTCGCGGCGTGCAACGTCCGCCCGATCTCGTCACCATCGTCGCGATCGACGATACCGTGGTGAAGCGCGGCGGCAGCTATCCGCTGCCGCGCGCCGATCTCGCCCGTGTCGTCGACACCATCGTGCAATTCAAGCCGAAGGTCGTCGCGATCGACTTGCTGCTGGTCGACCGCAGCGCCGCGATCGGAGATGCGACGCTGGCAAATACACTTGCCACCGGTCCCATGGTGCTCGCCGCCGCGGCGATCTTCCCGGCCGCCAGCGAGACCGTGGCGCCGAGCAGCGAAGGTCCCCTCGCCGTCCTGCCGCAGGCCGAGCGCTTTCTGCTGCCGCTGCCTGCATTCGCCGACCATGCCGAGGTCGGCGTCGTCAATGTCGCGACGGGACAGTCGGGCTCGCCGCTCTCGGTGCCGATGCTGTTCCGGACGGCCGACAAGGTCGAGCTGTCGTTTCCCTTGCGCGTGGCGGCCCGCGCGCTGGACAAGCCGCTGACGATCGCGCCGGATCATCTCAGGCTCGGCGAACGCACGGTGCCGACCGACAGCGACTTCGCGCTGCCTATCACCTATTACGGCCCGCGCCGCACCATCCGCACCGTCAGCGCGCAGAGCATCTTCGACGGCACGCTCAACCGCGCGGTGATCGAGAACCGGATCGTCGTGATCGGCGCCACGGTCGCCGGCGGCGGCGACTTCTACCCGACGCCGTTCGATTCGCTGATGCCCGGCGTCGAGGTGGTCTCGACCGCGATCACCCACCTTGTCGCCGGCGATAGCGTCGTGCGCGACCGCAGGGTCCATATCGCCGACGCACTCGCCGCGATCCTCTTGCCGATGCTGCTAGTCGGCCTGCTCGCTTGGCGGCGCAGTGCGCTCGGCGTCATGGCGGCGGCCGCGGTGATGCTCGCCTGGGCCGGGCTCAACGTATTCGCGTTCACGCATGGGATCTGGCTGAACGCCGCGACCACGCTCGCGGCCACGGTGCCGCCAGTTGCGGTCTTTGCCGGCGTGCAGTTGTGGGCGGGAGGCCGCCGCACGCAATATCTCGCCGCCAAGAGCAGATCGCTAGCGCAATTCCAGGCGCCGGCGGTGCAGGACTGGCTGGCGCGCGATCCGAATTTCCTGTCCAAGCCCGTCCGCCAGGACGCAGCCGTGGTCTTCATCGATCTCTCCGGCTTCACGGCGCTGAGCGAACGGACCGATCCAGACGCGCTCCAGGACATGCTGAAGGCGTTTCACGCGCTGATCGACAAGACTGCGGTCGATTGCGGCGGCTTGATCACCGGCTTTCTCGGCGATGGCGCCATGATCCTGTTCGGCCTGCCGCGCGCCATGCCCGATGACGCGGTGCGCGCGCTGAAATGCGCGATCGACTTGCATCGCGGCGTCGAGCACTGGATCGCCTCGCTGCCGCCAGCGATCGGAGATCAGCTCGGCTTCAAGATCGGCGCGCATTTCGGCGAGATCGTCGCCTCCCGCCTCGGCGAAAGCCATCAGCACATCACGGCGACCGGCGACACCGTCAACGTCGCGAGCCGGCTGATGGAGATCGCCGCCCAGCACGACGCGCGGCTTGCGCTGAGCGATACGCTGCTGAATACCGCTGACTTCCACGGCGCTCCCGACGGCGTCCTGTCGGGCCCCCTGCTCACCCAAGTCCGCGGCCGCTCCGGCGTCGTGACCGTCTGGTTCTGGCGGGACCGGGATGGGCCGAGCCAGGCTGCGGCTAAGGCCGAGGTGATGGACTGA
- a CDS encoding cysteine hydrolase family protein translates to MTPAKTLLQLADADLTPPRLGDAALVLIDIQNEYLAGPLALPDAKPAIARAAALLARARERGSAIIHIAHRGKSGGLFDRSADRGAIVAELAPRADELVIEKELPNAFAGTDLQAQLAASGRKNIVLAGFMTHMCVSSTARAALDLGFRTTIDADACATRDLPDGRGGTLDARTIHEVALAELSDRFAIIARGDALT, encoded by the coding sequence ATGACGCCCGCAAAGACCCTGCTGCAGCTCGCCGATGCCGACCTCACCCCGCCGCGTCTTGGCGACGCCGCGCTGGTGCTGATCGACATCCAGAATGAATATCTCGCAGGTCCCCTCGCCCTGCCCGACGCCAAGCCTGCGATTGCGCGGGCGGCTGCCCTGCTGGCACGGGCGCGTGAGCGCGGATCTGCGATCATCCATATCGCCCATCGCGGCAAATCCGGCGGCCTGTTCGATCGCTCCGCCGATCGCGGCGCCATCGTCGCCGAGCTCGCGCCGCGTGCGGACGAGCTCGTGATCGAGAAGGAGTTGCCGAACGCTTTCGCCGGCACTGACTTGCAGGCGCAGCTCGCCGCGAGTGGACGCAAGAACATCGTGCTGGCCGGCTTCATGACGCATATGTGCGTCAGCTCCACCGCCCGTGCCGCGCTCGATCTTGGCTTTCGCACGACCATCGATGCCGATGCCTGCGCCACGCGTGATCTACCCGACGGCCGCGGCGGCACGCTGGACGCCCGGACCATCCACGAGGTCGCGCTGGCCGAGCTGTCAGACCGCTTCGCGATCATCGCGCGCGGCGATGCGCTGACGTGA
- a CDS encoding glycosyltransferase family 39 protein: protein MGGADAGIVRNTALAILALVGLRLVAAAFTPITFDEAYYWMWSNDLAGGYYDHPPMVAYVIRAGTMIAGNTELGVRLVSILLALPMSYAVYRSAAILFGGARVAANSAILLNVTMMASVGTLIVTPDAPLLVASSFVLFFLAKVLETGRGVWWLAVGAAVGAALLSKYTAMFFGLAILIWLAAVPKLRPWFLSPWPYLGGLVALALFSPVILWNADHQWVSFAKQLGRARIEDFRPVFIAELIPTQIAFATPLVFILGAMGLHALTWHRAGALASRVLIETMFWTIVAYFVWHSLHARVEANWFAPVYPPFIVAAAAAANLVQWKPRQRRLVDFCLRWAAPTGVVMFAALIVQANTGWLSGYRRDATVRSVGVGWRDLAAEIEAVRMRSGATCVLAQDYGTTGWLAFYLPRGTCVAQQSQRIRWVNMLEPDPKLLAGKLLYVDELRSDGHPVLNDLFATVTQIAQLQRKRGPLVVETYGIDLLEGAKGDVLDRSPPPEAR from the coding sequence ATGGGCGGAGCTGACGCGGGGATCGTCCGCAACACCGCGCTGGCAATTCTTGCGCTGGTCGGCTTGCGACTGGTCGCCGCCGCGTTCACGCCGATCACCTTCGACGAAGCTTATTACTGGATGTGGTCGAACGATCTGGCGGGCGGTTACTACGACCACCCGCCGATGGTGGCCTATGTTATCCGCGCCGGCACCATGATCGCCGGCAACACCGAGCTCGGCGTCCGCCTCGTCTCGATCCTGCTGGCGCTGCCGATGAGCTATGCGGTCTATCGCTCCGCTGCGATTCTGTTCGGCGGCGCGCGCGTGGCCGCGAACAGTGCCATCCTGCTCAACGTGACGATGATGGCGTCGGTCGGCACGCTGATCGTGACGCCCGATGCGCCGCTGCTGGTCGCCTCCAGCTTCGTGCTGTTCTTCCTCGCAAAGGTGCTGGAGACCGGCCGCGGCGTTTGGTGGCTCGCGGTCGGCGCAGCCGTTGGCGCGGCGCTGCTGTCGAAATATACGGCGATGTTCTTCGGGCTCGCGATCCTGATCTGGCTCGCGGCCGTGCCGAAGCTCAGGCCCTGGTTCCTCTCGCCGTGGCCCTATCTTGGTGGTCTCGTTGCTCTTGCGCTGTTCTCGCCAGTGATCCTCTGGAATGCGGACCATCAATGGGTCTCGTTCGCAAAGCAGCTTGGCCGCGCCAGAATCGAGGACTTTCGTCCCGTCTTCATCGCCGAACTGATCCCGACCCAGATCGCGTTCGCGACCCCGCTCGTCTTCATCCTGGGCGCGATGGGGCTGCATGCGCTGACCTGGCACCGGGCCGGTGCATTGGCCTCGCGCGTGCTGATCGAGACGATGTTCTGGACCATCGTCGCCTATTTCGTCTGGCATTCCCTGCATGCGCGCGTCGAGGCCAATTGGTTCGCGCCGGTCTATCCGCCCTTCATCGTCGCCGCGGCCGCCGCCGCCAATCTCGTGCAATGGAAGCCGCGCCAGCGGCGCCTGGTCGATTTCTGCCTGCGCTGGGCCGCGCCAACAGGCGTCGTGATGTTTGCAGCCCTGATCGTTCAGGCCAATACCGGCTGGCTGTCCGGATATCGCCGCGATGCCACCGTGCGCAGCGTCGGCGTCGGTTGGCGCGATCTTGCTGCCGAGATCGAAGCCGTGCGCATGCGCAGTGGCGCGACTTGTGTGCTCGCGCAGGACTATGGAACCACGGGCTGGCTTGCCTTTTATCTACCGCGCGGCACCTGCGTGGCGCAGCAGAGCCAGCGCATCCGCTGGGTCAACATGCTCGAGCCCGATCCCAAGCTGCTCGCAGGCAAGCTGCTCTATGTCGACGAGCTGCGCAGCGATGGTCATCCCGTCCTCAACGACCTCTTTGCGACGGTGACGCAGATTGCGCAATTGCAGCGCAAGCGCGGGCCGCTCGTGGTCGAGACCTACGGCATCGATCTCTTGGAAGGCGCCAAGGGCGACGTGCTCGACCGCTCCCCGCCGCCGGAAGCGCGGTAG
- a CDS encoding DUF2778 domain-containing protein, producing MTTHNWLGAAAIGCVVIGAGWTIYTNILGASVYPTVGNSGYDEPVIKRAPKVALREAGEAVKEAFALLPDRLQVAAPISREMFNERFAAAATQGVASNAASAAPAAPATKVAEVKETSKDALKEAAKPSVIAKVADALKPHGSAKIADAGKAKRADAGVQLASADPAEIVPAPEAKPKSFADRAKAAVMSITGPRQSMVEKLWGKREPSGGLLAYASADASITASIAPKEQNPMFGGAPPYERDTAVYDITAKTVYLPDGTKLEAHSGLGSNLDDPRSSKIRMRGVTPPHIYTLKPREALFHGVPALRLTPVGGESAIYGRDGLLAHTFMLGPNGDSNGCVSFKDYYAFLDAYRNKGIRKLAVLARVE from the coding sequence ATGACCACCCACAATTGGCTTGGCGCCGCGGCGATCGGCTGCGTCGTGATCGGCGCCGGCTGGACCATCTACACCAACATCCTCGGCGCCAGCGTCTATCCAACCGTCGGCAACAGCGGCTACGACGAGCCGGTGATCAAGCGCGCGCCCAAGGTTGCGCTGCGCGAGGCGGGTGAGGCGGTCAAGGAAGCCTTCGCGCTCTTGCCCGACCGGTTGCAGGTGGCCGCGCCGATCTCGCGCGAGATGTTCAACGAGCGCTTTGCCGCGGCTGCGACGCAAGGCGTGGCCTCGAACGCGGCCAGCGCCGCGCCTGCCGCGCCCGCAACCAAGGTTGCCGAGGTCAAGGAAACGTCGAAGGACGCGCTGAAGGAGGCCGCGAAGCCGAGCGTGATCGCGAAGGTCGCGGACGCGCTGAAGCCGCACGGCTCGGCCAAGATTGCGGACGCTGGCAAGGCCAAGCGCGCTGACGCAGGCGTGCAGCTGGCCTCGGCCGATCCGGCCGAGATCGTGCCGGCGCCCGAGGCAAAGCCAAAATCCTTCGCCGATCGCGCCAAGGCCGCGGTGATGTCGATCACCGGTCCGCGCCAGTCGATGGTCGAAAAGCTCTGGGGCAAGCGTGAGCCGTCCGGCGGGCTGCTCGCCTATGCCTCGGCCGATGCCAGCATTACCGCGTCCATCGCGCCGAAGGAGCAGAACCCGATGTTCGGCGGCGCGCCGCCCTATGAGCGCGACACCGCGGTCTACGACATCACCGCAAAGACGGTTTATCTGCCCGACGGCACCAAGCTAGAGGCGCATTCCGGCCTCGGCTCAAATCTCGACGACCCGCGCTCGTCGAAAATCCGCATGCGCGGCGTGACGCCGCCGCACATCTACACGCTGAAGCCGCGCGAGGCGCTGTTCCACGGCGTGCCGGCGCTGCGCCTGACCCCGGTCGGCGGCGAGAGCGCGATCTACGGCCGCGACGGCTTGCTCGCACACACCTTCATGCTCGGACCGAACGGCGATTCGAACGGCTGCGTGTCGTTCAAGGACTATTACGCATTCCTCGACGCCTACCGCAACAAGGGCATCCGCAAGCTCGCGGTGCTGGCGCGGGTGGAGTGA